Proteins encoded within one genomic window of Agelaius phoeniceus isolate bAgePho1 chromosome 9, bAgePho1.hap1, whole genome shotgun sequence:
- the CRTAC1 gene encoding cartilage acidic protein 1 isoform X2: MRSRRRGGAGRPPWPVSRMLALCLLSLAWLSEGSQRSEPMFAAVTHRLLPPDYDSNPTQLNYGVAVTDLDADGDFEIVVAGYNGPNLVLKYDKAQGRLVNVAEDERGSPYYALRDRQGNAIGVTACDIDGDGREEIYFLNTNNAFSGMATYTDKLFKLRNGRWEDILSDEVNRDVASRFAGRSVACVDRTGSGRYSIYIANYASGNVGPHALIEMDVAASDPARGVVVLVDVAAQAGVSKYTGGRGVAVGPILSDSASDIFCGNENSPNFLFHNRGDGTYRDVAAAVGLDDPYQHGRGVALADFNRDGRVDIVYGNWNGPHRLYLQSGAPGRVRFRDIATPKFSMPSPVRTVIAADFDNDQELEVFFNNIAYRGSSANRLFRLIRREHSDPIVEELNPGDALEPEGRGTGGAVTDFDGDGMLDLILSHGESMAQPLSIFKGTQGTNNNWLRVIPRTRFGAFARGAKVVLFTRRSGAHLRIIDGGSGYLCEMEPVAHFGLGRDEASSLEVTWPDGRVVSRAVASSETNSVLEIPYPLDVEEPLMPAPLECGQGFSQHENGRCVDTNECTEFPFICPRDKPLCINTYGGYRCRSNKRCSRGFEPNEDGTACVDIDECAQGLHNCSQLCINSPGAHSCLCHPGFRPLDPAASRCLDIDECQAQPGPCDHICHNSYGSFHCHCHHGFSLGAGGRCWHN; the protein is encoded by the exons ATGCGCTCCCGCCGCCGTGGGGGCGCCGGGCGGCCCCCCTGGCCC GTGTCCAGGATGCTGGCACTgtgcctgctgtccctggcctggctcagcgAGGGCTCCCAGCGCAGCGAGCCCATGTTTGCAGCCGTCACCCACCGCCTCCTCCCGCCCGACTACGACAGCAATCCCACCCAGCTCAACTACGGCGTGGCTGTCACCGACCTGGATGCTGACGGTGACTTCGAGATCGTGGTGGCAGG GTACAACGGCCCCAACCTGGTGCTCAAGTACGACAAGGCGCAGGGGCGGCTGGTGAACGTGGCAGAGGATGAGCGGGGCTCCCCGTACTACGCCCTGCGGGACCGGCAGGGCAACGCCATCGGCGTGACAGCCTGTGACATCGACGGCGACGGCCGCGAGGAGATCTACTTCCTCAACACCAACAATGCCTTTTCTG GCATGGCCACCTACACAGACAAACTGTTCAAGCTCCGCAACGGGCGCTGGGAGGACATCCTGAGTGACGAGGTGAACCGGGACGTGGCCAGCCGCTTTGCAGGCCGCTCCGTTGCCTGCGTGGACCGCACG GGCTCCGGCAGGTACTCCATCTACATCGCCAACTATGCCAGCGGCAACGTGGGCCCCCATGCCCTGATTGAGATGGATGTGGCTGCCAGTGACCCTGCCCGCGGTGTCGTGGTGCTGGTGGACGTGGCCGCCCAGGCTGGCGTCAGCAAGTACACAG GCGGCCGTGGGGTGGCCGTGGGCCCCATCCTGAGTGACAGTGCCTCTGACATATTCTGCGGTAATGAGAACAGCCCAAATTTCCTCTTCCACAACCGGGGGGACGGGACGTACAGGGACGTGGCGGCTGCTGTGG ggctggatgaCCCCTACCAGCACGGACGCGGTGTGGCGCTGGCTGACTTCAACCGGGACGGCCGAGTGGACATCGTCTATGGCAACTGGAACGGGCCGCACCGCCTCTACCTGCAGAGCGGAGCTCCCGGGCGCGTCCGATTCCGG GACATCGCCACCCCCAAGTTCTCCATGCCGTCCCCCGTCCGCACCGTCATCGCAGCCGACTTCGACAACGATCAGGAGCTGGAGGTTTTCTTCAACAACATCGCTTACCGCGGCTCCTCCGCCAACCGCCTGTTCCG GCTCATCCGCAGAGAACACTCAGACCCCATTGTGGAAGAGCTGAATCCAGGGGATGCACTGGAGCCAGAGGGACGGGGCACAG GAGGTGCAGTGACAGATTTTGATGGCGATGGGATGCTGGACCTCATCCTATCCCATGGCGAGTCCATGGCACAGCCACTCTCCATCTTCAAGGGCACCCAG GGCACCAATAACAACTGGCTGCGCGTCATCCCCCGCACGCGCTTCGGGGCGTTTGCGCGGGGGGCCAAGGTGGTGCTGTTCACGCGGCGCAGCGGGGCCCACCTGCGCATCATCGACGGCGGCTCCGGGTACCTCTGCGAGATGGAGCCCGTGGCACACTTTGGACTGG GGCGTGACGAAGCCAGCAGCCTGGAGGTGACTTGGCCAGATGGCCGCGTGGTGTCACGAGCTGTGGCGAGCAGTGAGACCAACTCTGTCCTGGAGATCCCCTACCCTCTGGATGTGGAGGAGCCACTCATGCCTGCCCCTCTGGAG TGCGGGCAGGGATTCTCCCAGCACGAGAATGGACGCTGTGTAG ACACAAATGAGTGCACTGAGTTCCCCTTCATCTGTCCCCGGGACAAGCCTCTCTGCATCAACACCTATGGCGGGTATCGCTGTCGCAGCAACAAGCGCTGCAGCCGGGGCTTTGAGCCAAACGAGGATGGCACAGCTTGCGTGG ACATCGACGAGTGTGCTCAGGGCTTGCACAACTGCAGCCAGCTGTGCATCAACAGCCCTGGGGCACACAGCTGTCTCTGCCACCCAGGCTTCCGTCCCCTCGATCCGGCTGCCAGCCGGTGCCTGG acaTAGATGagtgccaggcacagcctggtCCCTGTGACCATATCTGCCACAACAGCTATGGCTCCTTccactgccactgtcaccatGGCTTCTCCCTGGGTGCTGGTGGACGCTGTTGGCACAATTAG
- the CRTAC1 gene encoding cartilage acidic protein 1 isoform X1 — MRSRRRGGAGRPPWPVSRMLALCLLSLAWLSEGSQRSEPMFAAVTHRLLPPDYDSNPTQLNYGVAVTDLDADGDFEIVVAGYNGPNLVLKYDKAQGRLVNVAEDERGSPYYALRDRQGNAIGVTACDIDGDGREEIYFLNTNNAFSGMATYTDKLFKLRNGRWEDILSDEVNRDVASRFAGRSVACVDRTGSGRYSIYIANYASGNVGPHALIEMDVAASDPARGVVVLVDVAAQAGVSKYTGGRGVAVGPILSDSASDIFCGNENSPNFLFHNRGDGTYRDVAAAVGLDDPYQHGRGVALADFNRDGRVDIVYGNWNGPHRLYLQSGAPGRVRFRDIATPKFSMPSPVRTVIAADFDNDQELEVFFNNIAYRGSSANRLFRLIRREHSDPIVEELNPGDALEPEGRGTGGAVTDFDGDGMLDLILSHGESMAQPLSIFKGTQGTNNNWLRVIPRTRFGAFARGAKVVLFTRRSGAHLRIIDGGSGYLCEMEPVAHFGLGRDEASSLEVTWPDGRVVSRAVASSETNSVLEIPYPLDVEEPLMPAPLECGQGFSQHENGRCVDTNECTEFPFICPRDKPLCINTYGGYRCRSNKRCSRGFEPNEDGTACVAQVAFFGGYPSAGSWLGLPHSALLPQVLGLCLCLYAL, encoded by the exons ATGCGCTCCCGCCGCCGTGGGGGCGCCGGGCGGCCCCCCTGGCCC GTGTCCAGGATGCTGGCACTgtgcctgctgtccctggcctggctcagcgAGGGCTCCCAGCGCAGCGAGCCCATGTTTGCAGCCGTCACCCACCGCCTCCTCCCGCCCGACTACGACAGCAATCCCACCCAGCTCAACTACGGCGTGGCTGTCACCGACCTGGATGCTGACGGTGACTTCGAGATCGTGGTGGCAGG GTACAACGGCCCCAACCTGGTGCTCAAGTACGACAAGGCGCAGGGGCGGCTGGTGAACGTGGCAGAGGATGAGCGGGGCTCCCCGTACTACGCCCTGCGGGACCGGCAGGGCAACGCCATCGGCGTGACAGCCTGTGACATCGACGGCGACGGCCGCGAGGAGATCTACTTCCTCAACACCAACAATGCCTTTTCTG GCATGGCCACCTACACAGACAAACTGTTCAAGCTCCGCAACGGGCGCTGGGAGGACATCCTGAGTGACGAGGTGAACCGGGACGTGGCCAGCCGCTTTGCAGGCCGCTCCGTTGCCTGCGTGGACCGCACG GGCTCCGGCAGGTACTCCATCTACATCGCCAACTATGCCAGCGGCAACGTGGGCCCCCATGCCCTGATTGAGATGGATGTGGCTGCCAGTGACCCTGCCCGCGGTGTCGTGGTGCTGGTGGACGTGGCCGCCCAGGCTGGCGTCAGCAAGTACACAG GCGGCCGTGGGGTGGCCGTGGGCCCCATCCTGAGTGACAGTGCCTCTGACATATTCTGCGGTAATGAGAACAGCCCAAATTTCCTCTTCCACAACCGGGGGGACGGGACGTACAGGGACGTGGCGGCTGCTGTGG ggctggatgaCCCCTACCAGCACGGACGCGGTGTGGCGCTGGCTGACTTCAACCGGGACGGCCGAGTGGACATCGTCTATGGCAACTGGAACGGGCCGCACCGCCTCTACCTGCAGAGCGGAGCTCCCGGGCGCGTCCGATTCCGG GACATCGCCACCCCCAAGTTCTCCATGCCGTCCCCCGTCCGCACCGTCATCGCAGCCGACTTCGACAACGATCAGGAGCTGGAGGTTTTCTTCAACAACATCGCTTACCGCGGCTCCTCCGCCAACCGCCTGTTCCG GCTCATCCGCAGAGAACACTCAGACCCCATTGTGGAAGAGCTGAATCCAGGGGATGCACTGGAGCCAGAGGGACGGGGCACAG GAGGTGCAGTGACAGATTTTGATGGCGATGGGATGCTGGACCTCATCCTATCCCATGGCGAGTCCATGGCACAGCCACTCTCCATCTTCAAGGGCACCCAG GGCACCAATAACAACTGGCTGCGCGTCATCCCCCGCACGCGCTTCGGGGCGTTTGCGCGGGGGGCCAAGGTGGTGCTGTTCACGCGGCGCAGCGGGGCCCACCTGCGCATCATCGACGGCGGCTCCGGGTACCTCTGCGAGATGGAGCCCGTGGCACACTTTGGACTGG GGCGTGACGAAGCCAGCAGCCTGGAGGTGACTTGGCCAGATGGCCGCGTGGTGTCACGAGCTGTGGCGAGCAGTGAGACCAACTCTGTCCTGGAGATCCCCTACCCTCTGGATGTGGAGGAGCCACTCATGCCTGCCCCTCTGGAG TGCGGGCAGGGATTCTCCCAGCACGAGAATGGACGCTGTGTAG ACACAAATGAGTGCACTGAGTTCCCCTTCATCTGTCCCCGGGACAAGCCTCTCTGCATCAACACCTATGGCGGGTATCGCTGTCGCAGCAACAAGCGCTGCAGCCGGGGCTTTGAGCCAAACGAGGATGGCACAGCTTGCGTGG CTCAAGTGGCCTTTTTTGGGGGCTatccctctgctgggagctggctggggCTCCCCCACAGTGCCCTCCTCCCTCAAGTCCTCGGACTCTGCCTTTGTCTCTATGCACTTTAA
- the MARVELD1 gene encoding MARVEL domain-containing protein 1, which yields MARTAPPTVPPPPGPPARGSLSLHRAFLRSPLGLLRLGQLALGAAFWVTVAAHKYEGAAHFALFAAVLVWLLTLALFGLSLLGRWELVPWLGSRWLLTNLVHDLALGVGLYAAATGIMGHKAKQRSFCNLPGYSQHCLYSAYLSASICGGITACLYLFSGLYCLLRRCQDQRDII from the coding sequence ATGGCCCGCACGGCTCCCCCGACAGTGCCGCCGCCCCCGGGGCCGCCGGCCCGCGGCTCTCTCAGCCTCCATCGCGCCTTCCTGCGGAGCCCGCTGGGCCTGCTACGCCTGGGGCAGCTGGCTCTGGGCGCTGCCTTCTGGGTGACGGTAGCGGCTCATAAGTACGAGGGGGCGGCCCACTTCGCTCTGTTTGCCGCCGTCCTCGTCTGGCTCCTCACCCTGGCCCTCTTCGGGCTGAGCCTGCTGGGGCGCTGGGAGCTGGTGCCCTGGTTGGGCTCCCGCTGGCTCCTCACCAACCTGGTGCACGACCTGGCACTGGGTGTGGGGCTCTACGCAGCTGCCACCGGCATCATGGGTCACAAGGCCAAGCAGAGAAGCTTTTGCAACCTGCCGGGCtacagccagcactgcctgtaCAGTGCCTACCTGAGCGCCTCCATCTGCGGGGGCATCACTGCCTGCCTGTACCTCTTCTCCGGGCTCTACTGCCTGTTGCGGCGTTGCCAGGACCAGCGAGACATCATCTGA
- the ZFYVE27 gene encoding protrudin isoform X2 translates to MQAVERDGAAGGPEGAAGAAEAPPEPSPPKAAAAFDLLELVRSYRRLELYLEPLRDAADGVRSLLRWQRPVCSLLVCLGLNFLLLTLGQAAWYSVLALLVAVPALLGYLQETCRARPSEPELVRRRYHSIRREDLRKVQLSRQEAIAQVKSFLIQLEGFLNGMCCSCEAVYRVLYWENPTVSSQFYGALLGTICVLYLLPLCWVLAILNSTLFLGNTQFYQVIMELKASIEQCVGSKPLESTPEPAEPLPPAAAPDRTPTPTSAEDLTPGSVEEAEEAEPDEEFKDAIEEDDESSQCSADFDLSLPDNGFMSKNEVIRSKVSRLTERLRKRYPSNNFGNCTGCAATFSVLKKRRSCSNCGNSFCSRCCSFKVPKAVMGATAPEAQKETVFVCALCNQVLIK, encoded by the exons ATGCAGGCGGTGGAGCGGGACGGGGCGGCAGGCGGCCCCGAAGGGGCGGCGGGAGCTGCTGAGGCCCCGCCGGAGCCGTCGCCGCCCAAGGCCGCCGCTGCTTTCgacctgctggagctggtgcGGAGCTACCGGCGGCTGGAGCTCTACCTGGAGCCGCTGCGGGACGCCGCCGACGGTGTCCGCTCCCTCCTCCG GTGGCAGCGGCCCGTGTGCTCTCTCCTGGTCTGCCTCGGCCTCAACTTCCTCCTGCTCACCCTCGGCCAAG CTGCCTGGTACTCGGTGCTCGCCCTGCTGGTGGCGGTGCCGGCCCTGCTGGGTTATCTGCAGGAGACGTGCCGGGCCCGGCCCTCGGAGCCGGAGCTGGTGCGCAGGAGGTACCACAGCATCCGCAGGGAGGATCTGCGCAAGGTGCAGCTCTCGCGGCAGGAGGCCATCGCCCAGGTCAAGAGCTT CCTGATCCAGCTGGAGGGGTTTCTGAACgggatgtgctgcagctgtgaggcAGTGTACCGTGTGCTGTACTGGGAGAATCCCACTGTCTCTTCCCA GTTTTATGGGGCGCTACTGGGCACTATCTGTGTCCTCtacctgctgcccctctgctgggTCCTGGCCATCCTCAATAGCACCCTCTTTCTGGGCAACACCCAGTTCTACCAAG TGATAATGGAGCTCAAGGCCTCCATCGAGCAGTGTGTGGGCTCCAAACCCCTCGAGAGCACTCCAGAACCTGCTGAACCCctgccaccagctgctgccccagatCGGACCCCCACCCCCACCAGTGCAGAG GACCTTACCCCTGGCAGTGtggaggaagcagaggaggcAGAACCTGATGAAGAGTTCAAAGATGCAATTGAG gagGATGATGAGAGCTCTCAGTGCTCAGCAGATTTTGACCTCAGCCTCCCAGACAATGGTTTTATGAGCAAAAATGAGGTGATCCGCAGCAAGGTGTCCCGCCTGACCGAGCGCCTGCGCAAGCGCTACCCCAGCAACAACTTTG GGAACTGCAcgggctgtgctgccacctTCTCTGTGCTCAAGAAGAGG CGGAGCTGCAGTAACTGTGGGAACAGCTTCTGCTCCAGGTGTTGTTCCTTCAAAGTCCCCAAGGCTGTGATGGGAGCCACGG CCCCGGAGGCTCAGAAGGAGACAGTGTTTGTGTGCGCACTCTGCAACCAGGTGCTCATCAAGTGA
- the AVPI1 gene encoding arginine vasopressin-induced protein 1 isoform X1, with amino-acid sequence MGRAAVAGPRRGGAKRVRERSGHQAESPPPGLCEGPVGAGQRRSESGSRRGPAPRAGRDRTCVPRPEPGRLPRSRAATPVRLAPCPASRTALNPTPPLPHWASAPDPGGGGPDRAARPQPDADCSVPAAARAMGTPASLVSDSPGRAAPAARARKRASANIFQGVGLRELRSLFRSGGAERPEERARLVWRYAGQRRMARALRRLRRRRTAQPGGGMAALRRFEHLRIAEKLEGDCGARTGSGSMQQR; translated from the exons ATGGGGCGCGCGGCTGTGGCGGGACCCCGGCGCGGTGGCGCGAAGCGGGTCCGGGAACGCAGCGGGCACCAGGCGGAGTCGCCACCGCCAGGTCTGTGCGAGGGGCCGGTGGGTGCGGGGCAGCGTCGGAGCGAAAGTGGGTCACGGCGGGGCCCAGCGCCCCGGGCAGGGCGGGACCGGACTTGCGTGCCCCGGCCCGAGCCGGGGCGTCTCCCGCGTTCCCGGGCGGCAACGCCTGTGCGGCTGGCCCCCTGCCCGGCATCCCGGACCGCCCTTAACCCGACGCCTCCCCTTCCTCACTGGGCATCCGCGCCGGATCCCGGGGGAGGCGGACCGGACCGGGCGGCGAGACCGCAGCCTGACGCCGACTGTTCGGTGCCCGCAGCGGCCAGGGCCATGGGCACTCCGGCCTCGTTGGTGAGCGACTCTCCGGGACGGGCGGCGCCCGCAGCCCGCGCCCGCAAGCGGGCCTCGGCCAACATCTTCCAGGGCGTGGGGCTGCGAGAGCTGCGGAGCCTGTTCCGGAGCGGCGGGGCCGAGCGGCCCGAGGAGCGCGCCCGCCTCGTCTGGCGGTACGCGGGCCAACGGCGCATGGCGCGGGCCCTGCGGCGGCTTCGGCGACGACGAACAGCCCAGCCCGGCGGTGGGATGGCCGCGCTACGGCGCTTCGAACACCTTCG GATCGCGGAGAAGCTGGAGGGTGACTGCGGGGCCAGGACGGGCTCGGGGTCCATGCAGCAGCGCTGA
- the GOLGA7B gene encoding golgin subfamily A member 7B: MATEVHSLQELRRSASLATKVFVQRDYSDGTTCQFQTKFPPELESRIERQLFEETVKTLNGFYAEAEKIGGSSYLEGCLACATAYFIFLCMETHYEKVLKKISKYIQDQNEKIYAPRGLLLTDPLERGMRVIEISIYEDRCSSGSSSSGSSSSSSGGGGGGAGGR, from the exons ATGGCCACGGAG GTGCACAGCCTACAGGAGCTGCGGCGCAGCGCGTCCCTGGCCACCAAGGTCTTTGTGCAGCGGGATTACAGTGACGGGACCACGTGCCAGTTCCAGACAAAGTTTCCCCCTGAGCTGGAGAGCCGG ATTGAGCGGCAACTTTTTGAGGAAACTGTGAAAACCCTAAATGGCTTCTACGCTGAGGCGGAGAAGATTGGGGGCAGCTCATACCTCGAGGGGTGCCTGGCCTGTGCCACTGCCTATTTCATCTTTCTCTGCATGGAGACACATTATGAGAAG GTCCTGAAGAAGATCTCCAAGTACATCCAGGACCAGAATGAGAAGATCTATGCGCCACGGGGGCTGCTGCTCACTGACCCCCTGGAACGTGGCATGAGGGTC ATCGAGATCTCCATCTACGAGGACCGgtgcagcagcggcagctccagcagcggcagctccagcagcagcagcgggggcGGTGGAGGCGGGGCAGGGGGCCGGTGA
- the ZFYVE27 gene encoding protrudin isoform X1 — protein MQAVERDGAAGGPEGAAGAAEAPPEPSPPKAAAAFDLLELVRSYRRLELYLEPLRDAADGVRSLLRWQRPVCSLLVCLGLNFLLLTLGQAAWYSVLALLVAVPALLGYLQETCRARPSEPELVRRRYHSIRREDLRKVQLSRQEAIAQVKSFLIQLEGFLNGMCCSCEAVYRVLYWENPTVSSQFYGALLGTICVLYLLPLCWVLAILNSTLFLGNTQFYQVIMELKASIEQCVGSKPLESTPEPAEPLPPAAAPDRTPTPTSAEDLTPGSVEEAEEAEPDEEFKDAIEENQLLVMEDDESSQCSADFDLSLPDNGFMSKNEVIRSKVSRLTERLRKRYPSNNFGNCTGCAATFSVLKKRRSCSNCGNSFCSRCCSFKVPKAVMGATAPEAQKETVFVCALCNQVLIK, from the exons ATGCAGGCGGTGGAGCGGGACGGGGCGGCAGGCGGCCCCGAAGGGGCGGCGGGAGCTGCTGAGGCCCCGCCGGAGCCGTCGCCGCCCAAGGCCGCCGCTGCTTTCgacctgctggagctggtgcGGAGCTACCGGCGGCTGGAGCTCTACCTGGAGCCGCTGCGGGACGCCGCCGACGGTGTCCGCTCCCTCCTCCG GTGGCAGCGGCCCGTGTGCTCTCTCCTGGTCTGCCTCGGCCTCAACTTCCTCCTGCTCACCCTCGGCCAAG CTGCCTGGTACTCGGTGCTCGCCCTGCTGGTGGCGGTGCCGGCCCTGCTGGGTTATCTGCAGGAGACGTGCCGGGCCCGGCCCTCGGAGCCGGAGCTGGTGCGCAGGAGGTACCACAGCATCCGCAGGGAGGATCTGCGCAAGGTGCAGCTCTCGCGGCAGGAGGCCATCGCCCAGGTCAAGAGCTT CCTGATCCAGCTGGAGGGGTTTCTGAACgggatgtgctgcagctgtgaggcAGTGTACCGTGTGCTGTACTGGGAGAATCCCACTGTCTCTTCCCA GTTTTATGGGGCGCTACTGGGCACTATCTGTGTCCTCtacctgctgcccctctgctgggTCCTGGCCATCCTCAATAGCACCCTCTTTCTGGGCAACACCCAGTTCTACCAAG TGATAATGGAGCTCAAGGCCTCCATCGAGCAGTGTGTGGGCTCCAAACCCCTCGAGAGCACTCCAGAACCTGCTGAACCCctgccaccagctgctgccccagatCGGACCCCCACCCCCACCAGTGCAGAG GACCTTACCCCTGGCAGTGtggaggaagcagaggaggcAGAACCTGATGAAGAGTTCAAAGATGCAATTGAG GAGAACCAGCTGCTGGTCATG gagGATGATGAGAGCTCTCAGTGCTCAGCAGATTTTGACCTCAGCCTCCCAGACAATGGTTTTATGAGCAAAAATGAGGTGATCCGCAGCAAGGTGTCCCGCCTGACCGAGCGCCTGCGCAAGCGCTACCCCAGCAACAACTTTG GGAACTGCAcgggctgtgctgccacctTCTCTGTGCTCAAGAAGAGG CGGAGCTGCAGTAACTGTGGGAACAGCTTCTGCTCCAGGTGTTGTTCCTTCAAAGTCCCCAAGGCTGTGATGGGAGCCACGG CCCCGGAGGCTCAGAAGGAGACAGTGTTTGTGTGCGCACTCTGCAACCAGGTGCTCATCAAGTGA
- the SFRP5 gene encoding secreted frizzled-related protein 5: MPQAGTHPRSRGTALLALSLVLAGSLGGGQHYDYYGWQPESLPHGRFYGREPQCLDIPADMQLCRDVGYKRMRLPNLLEHETMAEAKQQAGSWVPLLAKQCHTDTQLFLCSLFAPVCLDRPVYPCRSLCEVVRDSCAPVMESYGFPWPEMLHCGKFPSDHELCIAVQFGNSKATPPPVSKICTQCEMEHKADGMMEQMCSSDFVVKMRIKEVTEENGERRLVAAQKKKVLKLGPLKRKDTKKMVLHMRNAGTCPCPQLDSLSGSFLVMGRKVGGRLLLLAIYPWQKHNKEMKFAVKFMFSYPCPLYHPLLYGAGQH, translated from the exons ATGCCGCAGGCGGGCACCCACCCGCGCTCCCGGGGCACGGCGCTGCTGGCCCTGTCGCTGGtgctggcggggtccctgggcgGCGGGCAGCACTACGACTACTACGGCTGGCAGCCCGAGAGCCTGCCCCACGGGCGCTTCTACGGGCGGGAGCCGCAGTGCCTCGACATCCCGGCCGACATGCAGCTCTGCCGCGACGTGGGCTACAAGCGCATGCGGCTGCCCAACCTGCTGGAGCACGAGACCATGGCCGAAGCCAAGCAGCAGGCCGGCAGCTGGGTGCCCCTGCTCGCCAAGCAGTGCCACACCGACACCCAGCTCTTCCTCTGCTCCCTCTTCGCCCCCGTGTGCCTTGACCGGCCCGTGTATCCCTGCCGCTCCCTCTGCGAGGTGGTACGGGACTCCTGTGCCCCCGTCATGGAGTCCTATGGCTTCCCCTGGCCTGAGATGCTGCACTGTGGCAAGTTCCCCTCTGACCACGAGCTCTGCATCGCCGTCCAGTTTGGGAACAGCAAAGCCACGCCGCCGCCAG TGTCCAAGATCTGCACCCAGTGTGAGATGGAGCACAAGGCGGATGGCATGATGGAGCAGATGTGCTCCAGTGACTTTG TGGTGAAAATGCGCATCAAGGAGGTGACGGAGGAGAACGGGGAGCGCCGGCTGGTGGCTGCCCAGAAGAAGAAGGTGCTGAAACTGGGCCCGCTGAAGCGCAAGGACACCAAGAAGATGGTGCTGCACATGAGGAACGCGGGTACCTGCCCCTGCCCCCAGCTCGACAGCCTCAGCGGCAGCTTCCTGGTCATGGGCCGCAAGGTGGGCGGCcgcctgctcctcctggccatCTACCCCTGGCAGAAGCACAACAAGGAGATGAAGTTTGCAGTCAAGTTCATGTTCTCCTACCCCTGCCCGCTCTACCATCCCCTGCTCTatggggctgggcagcactAG
- the AVPI1 gene encoding arginine vasopressin-induced protein 1 isoform X2 produces the protein MGRAAVAGPRRGGAKRVRERSGHQAESPPPAARAMGTPASLVSDSPGRAAPAARARKRASANIFQGVGLRELRSLFRSGGAERPEERARLVWRYAGQRRMARALRRLRRRRTAQPGGGMAALRRFEHLRIAEKLEGDCGARTGSGSMQQR, from the exons ATGGGGCGCGCGGCTGTGGCGGGACCCCGGCGCGGTGGCGCGAAGCGGGTCCGGGAACGCAGCGGGCACCAGGCGGAGTCGCCACCGCCAG CGGCCAGGGCCATGGGCACTCCGGCCTCGTTGGTGAGCGACTCTCCGGGACGGGCGGCGCCCGCAGCCCGCGCCCGCAAGCGGGCCTCGGCCAACATCTTCCAGGGCGTGGGGCTGCGAGAGCTGCGGAGCCTGTTCCGGAGCGGCGGGGCCGAGCGGCCCGAGGAGCGCGCCCGCCTCGTCTGGCGGTACGCGGGCCAACGGCGCATGGCGCGGGCCCTGCGGCGGCTTCGGCGACGACGAACAGCCCAGCCCGGCGGTGGGATGGCCGCGCTACGGCGCTTCGAACACCTTCG GATCGCGGAGAAGCTGGAGGGTGACTGCGGGGCCAGGACGGGCTCGGGGTCCATGCAGCAGCGCTGA